One Dysosmobacter welbionis DNA segment encodes these proteins:
- a CDS encoding phage terminase large subunit — MANKKARNNSGAVNLALGDLNPKQKQFCQARSRYVGYGGARGGGKSHVVRIKAIGGAMTYPGIRILIVRKEYPELEQTMILPMRKLIPAEIAAYNATMHMFFFSNGSVIKFGHYSSGDDVEYQGQEYDWIFMDEATQFTEYQFRTLGACLRGATKFPRRMYLTCNPGGVGHMWVKRLFISRQYQNGEKAEDYTFIHATVDDNPQLLEASPEYVQMLDLLPDDVRAAWRYGDWDALAGTFFPEFRAETHIIKPFWRIPAEWKKYRAFDYGLDMFACLWIAVDFDGRCYVYREVQKSGIIVSEAAKLMLDLTPSWEQIEFTAAPPDMWNRQKDSGKSMAELFMENGVGIIRASNNRVQGWMAVKEMLKPLNSEKDRPGLLVTQDCKGLCTNLPAIQHDDKNPSDCATEPHEITHICDACRYFCVTRTLSAEKPAPPKVEDFDSAGMTDYDDEMTGGEMTDDYLTYGGGD; from the coding sequence ATGGCAAACAAGAAAGCACGAAACAACAGCGGAGCCGTCAATCTGGCTCTGGGAGATTTGAACCCAAAGCAGAAGCAGTTCTGTCAGGCGCGGTCTCGCTATGTTGGATACGGCGGCGCCCGCGGCGGCGGAAAGAGCCATGTTGTGCGGATTAAAGCGATTGGCGGTGCGATGACCTATCCGGGAATCCGGATTTTGATTGTCCGAAAAGAATATCCGGAACTGGAGCAGACGATGATCCTGCCCATGCGGAAGCTGATTCCGGCAGAGATCGCAGCATATAACGCCACCATGCACATGTTTTTCTTCTCCAACGGAAGTGTTATCAAGTTCGGACATTATAGCAGCGGGGACGATGTGGAATATCAGGGCCAGGAATACGACTGGATTTTCATGGACGAGGCGACACAATTCACGGAATACCAGTTCCGAACACTGGGCGCCTGTCTGCGCGGTGCTACGAAGTTTCCACGCCGGATGTACCTGACCTGTAACCCCGGCGGAGTTGGGCACATGTGGGTCAAACGCCTGTTTATCTCTCGCCAGTATCAGAACGGAGAAAAAGCAGAGGACTATACCTTCATTCACGCCACGGTGGATGATAATCCCCAGCTGCTGGAGGCGTCCCCAGAGTATGTGCAGATGCTGGACTTGCTGCCGGATGATGTGCGCGCGGCCTGGCGGTATGGCGATTGGGACGCTCTGGCCGGAACATTCTTCCCGGAGTTCCGGGCGGAGACTCATATTATCAAACCGTTCTGGAGGATTCCTGCGGAGTGGAAGAAGTACCGGGCGTTCGACTATGGCCTGGATATGTTTGCCTGCCTCTGGATTGCTGTTGATTTCGATGGGCGCTGCTATGTGTATCGCGAGGTACAGAAGAGCGGCATCATTGTATCCGAGGCGGCAAAGCTGATGCTGGACCTGACGCCGTCTTGGGAGCAGATCGAGTTTACGGCGGCGCCGCCGGATATGTGGAACCGGCAGAAGGACAGCGGAAAGAGCATGGCAGAGCTGTTCATGGAAAATGGCGTTGGCATCATTCGGGCCAGCAACAACCGTGTGCAGGGCTGGATGGCAGTCAAGGAGATGCTGAAACCACTGAACAGCGAAAAGGACCGGCCGGGCCTGCTGGTGACGCAGGACTGCAAGGGGCTTTGCACGAATCTTCCGGCCATCCAGCACGACGACAAAAACCCGTCGGACTGTGCCACGGAACCCCATGAGATCACCCACATCTGCGATGCCTGCCGTTATTTTTGTGTTACCCGGACACTGAGCGCGGAGAAGCCCGCACCGCCGAAAGTGGAGGACTTCGATAGCGCCGGGATGACGGACTACGACGACGAGATGACCGGCGGAGAAATGACAGACGATTATCTGACCTATGGAGGGGGTGACTGA
- a CDS encoding DUF6273 domain-containing protein, giving the protein MAQQLGQVAVGTLVKLNENGSPVEFYVAKHDYESGLNGAGRTLLVRKECYDNRVWNNIQVNTYASSALDSWLNSDYKNLLDSDFLTVIGTTKFQYTIGYGDKTLSTLERAIFQLSRTELGFTLPADANFEGNILPIASILQKAFLNGETNSQWTRTPNTSYLTSAFFVYAGGSSDSTGVTAEAGSRPAFTVPSTLSVTDDGTLSLASAPPHAITVPVQAMQGKQLAVSWPAVDGADGYILERKANTDADWVQVYSGADLTFSETAGTWESVQYRVKSGANGKYGEYTISSLVDVVPVSVLVISGSDGSLGTLTNDVQYSVSSSGTSALTVTESAGRTTRTFTATNGATIKIPVMDLPTGSGTIKITASTNPGSGVVTVTRSWTYTKTAPTFANTGSTAQLQQNGKNIFPLTLLECVRGTESLAPGGFGFGDAVQSIETTSAGESYETYCAKVDAVLDGMPDKTAKLVLAYPPAVYGKAGTTISLLYKGDANYAVLSNIGSADTGLCGWRMIKLKKSSSDPSAWQPFEWEHPPMQLGVEYRTVERYNGKPIHIKAVSLGLLENNTSKSVEHGISDFESCVECSGFSGPINLVGSGGVDSIYATTSRVGIDTNGSFSSAATSSKLNTVAIIKYTKTTD; this is encoded by the coding sequence ATGGCACAGCAGTTAGGACAGGTGGCCGTCGGCACACTGGTAAAGCTCAATGAGAATGGTTCCCCGGTGGAATTCTATGTGGCGAAGCATGATTATGAGAGCGGTTTAAACGGAGCCGGGCGGACGCTGTTAGTGCGGAAGGAATGCTATGATAATCGGGTGTGGAATAACATTCAGGTAAATACATACGCCTCTAGCGCACTTGATAGCTGGCTCAACAGCGATTACAAGAATCTTCTGGACTCTGATTTTCTGACGGTAATTGGGACCACAAAATTTCAATATACCATTGGTTACGGAGATAAAACATTAAGCACGTTAGAACGAGCGATTTTTCAACTTTCCAGAACAGAGCTTGGATTTACGCTCCCGGCTGATGCAAATTTTGAGGGAAATATTCTTCCTATCGCATCGATTTTGCAAAAAGCTTTTTTGAACGGGGAAACGAATTCGCAATGGACTCGAACACCAAATACATCTTATCTCACATCTGCCTTTTTTGTATATGCAGGTGGAAGTTCTGATTCGACTGGCGTTACTGCAGAAGCTGGCAGCCGCCCCGCTTTTACCGTCCCTTCCACATTGAGCGTAACTGACGATGGGACACTCTCTCTGGCGTCTGCTCCTCCACATGCGATAACTGTCCCTGTTCAAGCTATGCAGGGCAAACAGCTTGCAGTCTCCTGGCCTGCTGTGGACGGCGCTGACGGCTACATTCTGGAGCGCAAAGCAAACACGGACGCTGACTGGGTGCAGGTGTATTCTGGAGCCGATTTGACTTTTTCTGAAACTGCCGGGACCTGGGAATCGGTTCAGTATCGGGTAAAGTCTGGCGCCAATGGAAAATATGGCGAATATACAATCAGTTCCCTTGTTGATGTAGTTCCTGTTTCCGTTCTGGTAATTTCCGGGTCCGACGGCAGCTTGGGCACTCTCACAAATGATGTGCAGTATTCGGTGTCCTCCAGCGGAACCAGTGCTTTGACGGTTACGGAATCTGCTGGACGAACTACCCGAACGTTCACGGCAACAAACGGTGCCACCATCAAAATCCCCGTGATGGACCTGCCGACCGGCAGCGGCACGATCAAGATCACGGCATCCACCAATCCCGGAAGCGGCGTGGTAACGGTGACGAGATCGTGGACGTATACCAAGACGGCGCCGACGTTTGCCAATACCGGCAGCACGGCTCAACTGCAACAGAATGGGAAGAACATTTTCCCGCTGACACTGCTGGAGTGTGTGCGTGGGACAGAAAGTCTGGCTCCTGGCGGGTTTGGCTTTGGGGATGCGGTGCAGAGCATTGAAACTACCAGCGCAGGAGAATCCTATGAGACATACTGCGCCAAGGTAGACGCCGTACTGGACGGGATGCCTGACAAGACCGCAAAACTGGTGCTGGCCTATCCGCCTGCGGTGTACGGCAAAGCGGGTACTACGATATCGCTCTTATATAAGGGCGACGCCAACTATGCAGTGCTATCCAATATCGGCAGTGCAGACACGGGGCTGTGCGGATGGCGGATGATAAAATTAAAAAAATCATCGTCAGACCCGTCTGCTTGGCAGCCGTTTGAGTGGGAGCATCCCCCCATGCAGTTGGGCGTCGAGTACCGCACCGTGGAGCGGTACAACGGCAAGCCGATACACATCAAGGCGGTGAGTCTCGGGCTGCTAGAAAATAATACTTCTAAAAGTGTGGAGCATGGTATATCTGATTTTGAGTCATGCGTTGAATGCAGCGGATTTAGTGGACCTATAAATCTTGTCGGGAGCGGTGGTGTTGATTCAATATATGCAACAACTTCTCGTGTCGGGATTGATACAAATGGAAGTTTTAGTAGTGCAGCAACATCATCTAAATTAAATACTGTTGCGATTATCAAGTACACCAAAACCACGGATTAA
- a CDS encoding phage holin family protein — translation MDISSLGITGVAAITVICLLIGQGVKASSLDSKFIPIICGVCGAVLGVVGMFLMPDFPATDYITAAAVGIVSGLAATGANQVIKQLGSDSK, via the coding sequence ATGGACATTTCCTCTCTTGGCATCACCGGAGTGGCGGCTATCACCGTCATCTGCCTGCTGATTGGGCAGGGCGTGAAAGCGTCCTCTCTGGACAGCAAGTTCATCCCTATCATTTGCGGTGTCTGCGGTGCTGTGCTGGGTGTGGTAGGTATGTTCCTTATGCCGGACTTCCCGGCCACGGACTACATCACTGCGGCGGCTGTGGGCATTGTGAGCGGTCTGGCTGCTACCGGAGCCAACCAGGTAATCAAGCAGCTGGGAAGTGACAGTAAATGA
- a CDS encoding peptidoglycan recognition protein family protein, with the protein MSYTIKEQLANSGNYGGSRNASQIRYLVYHYTGNDGDKAANNAAYFQRNIVKASAHYFVDDTTVYLSVPDLKIAWSVGGSKYANADKTGGGTMYGVITNTNSISIEMCDTIRNGVYQASEATLANAAALGRELMEKYHIPIENVYRHFDVTGKHCPSYLVNAQKWAEFKKRLEVKIMDNTPSGAHKEGVEWAVKNGILTGNSEGDLMLSQPVTRQQMCTMLHRLWELIERT; encoded by the coding sequence ATGAGCTACACGATAAAGGAGCAGCTGGCGAACTCCGGGAACTATGGCGGTTCCCGGAATGCCAGCCAAATCCGGTATCTGGTGTACCACTACACCGGGAATGACGGGGACAAGGCGGCAAACAACGCCGCGTACTTCCAGCGGAACATCGTCAAGGCCAGTGCCCATTACTTTGTGGACGATACCACCGTATATCTGTCCGTCCCCGATCTGAAGATTGCGTGGTCCGTCGGCGGCAGCAAGTACGCCAACGCCGACAAGACTGGCGGCGGCACCATGTACGGCGTCATCACCAATACCAACTCTATCAGCATTGAGATGTGTGACACCATCCGGAACGGTGTCTATCAGGCCAGCGAGGCAACCCTTGCCAACGCTGCCGCTCTGGGCCGGGAGCTGATGGAGAAGTATCACATCCCCATTGAGAACGTGTACCGTCACTTTGACGTGACTGGGAAGCACTGCCCGTCGTACTTGGTGAACGCCCAGAAGTGGGCAGAGTTCAAGAAGAGACTGGAGGTCAAGATCATGGACAATACACCCAGCGGCGCCCACAAGGAGGGCGTGGAATGGGCCGTAAAGAACGGCATCCTGACGGGCAACAGCGAGGGAGACCTGATGCTCTCCCAGCCCGTTACCCGGCAGCAGATGTGCACGATGTTGCATCGGCTTTGGGAGCTGATCGAAAGGACGTGA